Proteins from a genomic interval of Denticeps clupeoides chromosome 20, fDenClu1.1, whole genome shotgun sequence:
- the slc2a3a gene encoding solute carrier family 2, facilitated glucose transporter member 3a, with the protein MEGEKKQVTCYLLFSLSTAVIGSLQFGYNTGVINAPEQKLKDFFNNTWMGRYNESITPGVSTIMWSFSVAIFSVGGMVGSFSVGVVANYFGRRKSMLLVNILALIGGGLMGLCTLCASFEMVIAGRLVIGLFCGLFTGLTPMYIGEVSPTPLRGAFGTLHQLGVVIGILIAQVFGLEVLLGSEKLWPILLALTILPAVLQCILLPFCPESPRYLLINLNQEEQARNALIRLRGYEDVSKDMREMMEESAKMAMEKKVTIPELFRTAAYRQPLLIAVVLQLSQQLSGINAVFYYSTGIFTSAGVTQPIFATIGAGAVNTVFTVVSLFLVERAGRRTLHLIGLGGMAVSALLLTVALLLKHIQSLSFMSIGAVFAFVAMFEMGPGPIPWFIVAELFSQGPRPAAMAVAGFCNWTANFLVGISFPKLEEWCGPYVFIIFTLFLILFFIFTYLCVPETKGRTFEEIARGFSRAPPPTDPSGEAPAPGEASTLAASPVKEKVPLMTANTTEKTANSHMEPATEASGEDKSTSATPLLATSNSVEKPLAEVKGPTSKPTAEASALTSKQSAVVSTTNAKPPSTVSPDVKSPVEAPKSSLGTSAPVAKPASDGKAPAPQPFSETKKPAPQPAAETKKPAPQPAPEAKKTAPKPVDAKSPAPPPVVEAKSPAPALGVEAKSPAPPTVVEAKSPAPPTVVEDKSPAPPSVVVAKSPAPPPAVEAKSPAPPTVVVAKSPAPPPAVEAKTPAPPTVVVAKSPAPPPAVEAKTPAPPPVVEAKSPAPPVVDAKSPAPPTVVAKGPAPPPVVDAKSPAPPPAVVAKSPAPPPVVDAKSPAPPPAKNATSQLSTDVKSPQPAVETAIADNPSSIRS; encoded by the exons ATGGAAGGAGAGAAA AAGCAGGTGACCTGCTACCTCCTGTTCTCGCTGTCCACGGCCGTGATTGGCTCGCTTCAGTTCGGCTACAACACCGGAGTCATCAATGCGCCGGAACAG AAACTCAAGGATTTCTTCAACAACACGTGGATGGGCCGCTACAACGAGTCCATTACGCCCGGAGTCTCCACCATCATGTGGAGCTTTTCTGTGGCCATCTTCAGTGTGGGCGGAATGGTGGGTTCCTTTAGCGTTGGTGTTGTGGCAAACTACTTTGGTAG GCGAAAGTCCATGCTCCTGGTGAACATCCTGGCATTAATTGGTGGCGGACTGATGGGACTCTGCACTCTCTGCGCCTCCTTTGAGATGGTCATTGCTGGCCGTCTGGTCATTGGGCTCTTCTGCGGCCTCTTCACAGGCCTGACCCCGATGTACATAGGCGAGGTGTCCCCCACCCCTCTACGTGGGGCCTTTGGGACTCTGCACCAGCTCGGAGTGGTGATTGGCATCCTGATCGCCCAG GTTTTTGGTCTGGAGGTCTTGCTGGGTTCTGAAAAGCTGTGGCCCATCTTGCTGGCACTGACTATCCTGCCcgcagtgctgcagtgtattcTGCTGCCCTTCTGCCCTGAGAGCCCACGATACCTTCTCATCAACCTTAACCAGGAGGAACAGGCCCGTAATG CTCTTATCCGTCTGCGTGGCTATGAAGACGTTAGCAAAGACATGAGGGAGATGATGGAGGAGAGTGCTAAGATGGCCATGGAGAAGAAGGTGACCATCCCAGAGCTCTTCCGCACTGCTGCTTACCGCCAGCCGTTGCTCATTGCCGTTGTGCTTCAGCTGTCTCAGCAGCTCTCGGGCATAAATGCG gtATTCTACTACTCTACAGGAATCTTTACATCGGCTGGTGTGACACAGCCCATATTTGCCACCATTGGAGCTGGAGCTGTCAACACAGTATTTACTGTAGTGTCT CTCTTTCTTGTGGAAAGGGCTGGACGAAGGACACTGCACCTCATTGGATTGGGTGGAATGGCAGTCAGCGCTCTTCTCTTAACTGTCGCACTCTTATTG AAACACATTCAATCCTTGAGCTTTATGAGCATCGGAgctgtttttgcttttgtggCTATGTTTGAGATGGGTCCTGGTCCAATCCCGTGGTTTATTGTGGCGGAGCTCTTCTCTCAGGGGCCTCGGCCTGCAGCAATGGCAGTTGCTGGCTTCTGCAACTGGACAGCGAACTTCTTGGTCGGAATAAGTTTTCCAAAATTAGAG GAATGGTGTGGACCATATGTCTTCATCATCTTTACTCTCTTCCTCAttctcttcttcatcttcacttACCTCTGTGTGCCTGAGACCAAGGGACGCACCTTTGAGGAGATTGCCCGAGGGTTCAGCAGGGCTCCTCCTCCAACTGACCCCTCCGGTGAAGCCCCAGCCCCTGGGGAGGCATCCACATTGGCTGCTTCTCCAGTCAAGGAGAAAGTCCCACTGATGAcagcaaacacaacagaaaaaacGGCTAATTCCCATATGGAGCCAGCTACAGAAGCATCCGGAGAGGACAAGTCCACCTCTGCAACTCCACTGCTGGCGACCTCCAATTCTGTTGAAAAGCCATTGGCTGAAGTCAAGGGCCCAACCTCCAAGCCCACAGCAGAAGCCTCAGCTCTGACATCAAAACAGTCGGCTGTTGTTTCAACGACCAATGCTAAACCACCATCAACGGTAAGTCCGGACGTGAAGTCACCAGTAGAAGCTCCAAAGTCATCACTTGGCACTTCGGCACCAGTAGCTAAGCCAGCATCTGATGGGAAGGCCCCTGCTCCACAGCCATTTTCTGAGACAAAAAAACCTGCACCTCAACCAGCAGCTGAGACAAAAAAACCTGCACCTCAACCAGCGCCTGAGGCAAAGAAAACTGCTCCAAAACCTGTTGATGCCAAAAGTCCCGCTCCACCACCAGTAGTTGAAGCTAAAAGTCCTGCTCCAGCACTAGGAGTTGAAGCTAAAAGTCCTGCTCCACCAACAGTAGTTGAAGCTAAAAGTCCTGCTCCACCAACAGTAGTTGAAGATAAAAGTCCTGCTCCACCATCAGTGGTTGTAGCTAAAAGTcctgctccaccaccagcaGTTGAAGCTAAAAGTCCTGCTCCACCAACAGTTGTTGTCGCTAAAAGTcctgctccaccaccagcaGTTGAAGCTAAAACTCCTGCTCCACCAACAGTTGTTGTCGCTAAAAGTcctgctccaccaccagcaGTTGAAGCTAAAACTCCTGCTCCACCACCAGTAGTTGAAGCTAAAAGTCCTGCTCCACCAGTAGTTGACGCTAAAAGTCCTGCTCCACCAACAGTTGTAGCTAAAGGTCCTGCTCCACCACCAGTAGTTGACGCTAAAAGTCCAGCTCCACCACCAGCAGTTGTAGCTAAAAGTCCTGCTCCACCACCAGTAGTTGACGCTAAAAGTcctgctccaccaccagcaAAAAATGCCACTTCACAACTATCAACCGATGTAAAAAGTCCACAGCCAGCAGTCGAAACAGCCATAGCAGATAATCCAAGTTCTATCAGGAGCTAA
- the styk1a gene encoding tyrosine-protein kinase STYK1 isoform X1 — protein sequence MSNTSNPFSLCDPNDTICVVKVYRLDVIVVPVLFLLSFLVVLLCICLLYFRSQTKKSSEKAHRSTGRQHLQGIEAPPELDPLEHEVIALSNTATTSAPAVPTPSSPRHYGSFQLVTPLPMSFLVKRVEAVSLYRARMDQKGVILHVLKDNANGSERQDFLGFANFLSELGSHPFLPSILGVVSVSIPNMMVVEELEHRDLLGYLWRCREDQLGAEGSCDITERQIFTMAEQTADALEYLHGQNCIHGNIRARSVLVGRDLTAKLWGFGPAYRRLTQPAPLGPLELMEMRKWQPPEVLAQRPATQSSDMWSFGILLYEMVTLGDPPFPQIMATDLLQHLQRNKTLKRPAACSTSLYSIIKACCQWRPQDRASLREVRRSLQSGERGANGTAVIRVHGALDVEKYMREAGYGEAYNYALL from the exons ATGTCAAACACTTCAAACCCATTCAGTTTATGTGATCCAAATGACACCATTTGTG TGGTTAAGGTTTACAGGTTGGATGTCATTGTGGTGCCGGTCTTATTTTTGCTATCATTCTTGGTTGTGCTCTTGTGCATTTGTCTGCTGTACTTCCGCTCCCAAACTAAAAAGTCATCAGAAAAAGCACACCGGTCAACCGGCCGGCAGCATCTGCAGGGCATAGAAG CGCCGCCTGAGCTTGACCCCTTAGAGCATGAGGTCATTGCCCTAAGCAACACCGCCACCACATCGGCACCCGCAGTACCGACACCTTCCTCTCCGAGGCACTATGGATCCTTCCAGCTCGTCACACCACTTCCCATGTCATTCTTAGTAAAGCGGGTGGAGGCCGTCAGCCTGTACCGTGCAAGAATGGACCAAAAAGGGGTCATACTCCATGTTCTTAAAG ATAATGCAAATGGTAGCGAGCGGCAAGATTTCCTCGGATTTGCCAACTTTCTGTCTGAGCTTGGGTCACACCCCTTTCTACCAAGCATTCTGGGCGTGGTCTCGGTGAGCATACCAAACATGATGGTCGTCGAGGAGCTGGAGCACAGGGACCTATTGGGCTACCTGTGGCGGTGCAGAGAG GACCAGCTTGGAGCAGAGGGCTCATGTGATATAACAGAGAGGCAAATATTCACTATGGCTGAACAAACTGCAGATGCCCTA GAATATTTACATGGACAAAACTGTATCCATGGCAACATCAGAGCTCGCAGCGTGCTGGTTGGTCGGGATCTCACTGCCAAGCTGTGGGGATTTGGCCCCGCCTACCGAAGGCTGACGCAGCCAGCTCCTCTGGGTCCACTAGAGCTTATGGAGATGAGAAAGTGGCAGCCGCCCGAGGTACTGGCCCAGCGACCTGCCACTCAAAGTTCTGACAT GTGGTCTTTTGGAATTCTTCTTTATGAAATGGTTACACTGG GGGACCCCCCTTTCCCTCAGATTATGGCCACCGACCTCCTTCAGCACCTTCAGAGAAACAAGACTCTGAAGAGACCAGCTGCCTGCTCCACTTCACT CTACTCCATCATCAAGGCCTGTTGTCAGTGGCGTCCACAGGACAGAGCCTCTTTGCGTGAAGTAAGGCGGAGCCTGCAGTCGGGGGAGAGGGGTGCCAATGGTACAGCAGTGATCCGGGTGCATGGAGCCCTGGACGTTGAGAAGTACATGCGGGAGGCAGGCTATGGAGAGGCTTATAACTACGCTTTGCTCTAA
- the styk1a gene encoding tyrosine-protein kinase STYK1 isoform X2 — MTPFVSSEKAHRSTGRQHLQGIEAPPELDPLEHEVIALSNTATTSAPAVPTPSSPRHYGSFQLVTPLPMSFLVKRVEAVSLYRARMDQKGVILHVLKDNANGSERQDFLGFANFLSELGSHPFLPSILGVVSVSIPNMMVVEELEHRDLLGYLWRCREDQLGAEGSCDITERQIFTMAEQTADALEYLHGQNCIHGNIRARSVLVGRDLTAKLWGFGPAYRRLTQPAPLGPLELMEMRKWQPPEVLAQRPATQSSDMWSFGILLYEMVTLGDPPFPQIMATDLLQHLQRNKTLKRPAACSTSLYSIIKACCQWRPQDRASLREVRRSLQSGERGANGTAVIRVHGALDVEKYMREAGYGEAYNYALL, encoded by the exons ATGACACCATTTGTG TCATCAGAAAAAGCACACCGGTCAACCGGCCGGCAGCATCTGCAGGGCATAGAAG CGCCGCCTGAGCTTGACCCCTTAGAGCATGAGGTCATTGCCCTAAGCAACACCGCCACCACATCGGCACCCGCAGTACCGACACCTTCCTCTCCGAGGCACTATGGATCCTTCCAGCTCGTCACACCACTTCCCATGTCATTCTTAGTAAAGCGGGTGGAGGCCGTCAGCCTGTACCGTGCAAGAATGGACCAAAAAGGGGTCATACTCCATGTTCTTAAAG ATAATGCAAATGGTAGCGAGCGGCAAGATTTCCTCGGATTTGCCAACTTTCTGTCTGAGCTTGGGTCACACCCCTTTCTACCAAGCATTCTGGGCGTGGTCTCGGTGAGCATACCAAACATGATGGTCGTCGAGGAGCTGGAGCACAGGGACCTATTGGGCTACCTGTGGCGGTGCAGAGAG GACCAGCTTGGAGCAGAGGGCTCATGTGATATAACAGAGAGGCAAATATTCACTATGGCTGAACAAACTGCAGATGCCCTA GAATATTTACATGGACAAAACTGTATCCATGGCAACATCAGAGCTCGCAGCGTGCTGGTTGGTCGGGATCTCACTGCCAAGCTGTGGGGATTTGGCCCCGCCTACCGAAGGCTGACGCAGCCAGCTCCTCTGGGTCCACTAGAGCTTATGGAGATGAGAAAGTGGCAGCCGCCCGAGGTACTGGCCCAGCGACCTGCCACTCAAAGTTCTGACAT GTGGTCTTTTGGAATTCTTCTTTATGAAATGGTTACACTGG GGGACCCCCCTTTCCCTCAGATTATGGCCACCGACCTCCTTCAGCACCTTCAGAGAAACAAGACTCTGAAGAGACCAGCTGCCTGCTCCACTTCACT CTACTCCATCATCAAGGCCTGTTGTCAGTGGCGTCCACAGGACAGAGCCTCTTTGCGTGAAGTAAGGCGGAGCCTGCAGTCGGGGGAGAGGGGTGCCAATGGTACAGCAGTGATCCGGGTGCATGGAGCCCTGGACGTTGAGAAGTACATGCGGGAGGCAGGCTATGGAGAGGCTTATAACTACGCTTTGCTCTAA